From the Osmerus eperlanus chromosome 19, fOsmEpe2.1, whole genome shotgun sequence genome, one window contains:
- the LOC134039185 gene encoding cysteine and histidine-rich domain-containing protein 1-like — translation MSVLCYNKGCGQRFDLDKNPDDACTYHPGVPVFHDALKGWSCCKRRTTDFSDFLNIVGCTKGPHNKEKPPEPVKPEVKTSVDKNHADDLKPKFNEFIISAPKPLESICRPSANEPVVRMQQKISASLKQALEKLKLSENNATEMKEEDGDEVKIGTSCKNGGCTKNFDGPASNEEVCMYHAGVPIFHEGMKYWSCCKRKTSDFNTFLSQEGCTKGTHIWKKEDTGKTAVPCRFDWHQTGGQVIISIYAKNSIPEMSYVEANSTMLNIHIMFEGEKEFEKNISLWGVIDVSKSIVNMMAAKVEITMKKSEPMTWGRLDLPPPRSPPKEKEREESEDEEECDDE, via the exons ATGTCGGTTTTGTGTTACAACAAAGGATGCGGGCAACGCTTTGACCTAGACAAGAACCCTGATG ATGCATGTACCTATCATCCAGGAGTGCCGGTATTTCATGATGCTTTGAAG GGTTGGTCGTGTTGTAAAAGACGGACGACAGATTTCTCAGACTTTCTCAACATAGTG GGCTGTACGAAAGGCCCACACAACAAGGAGAAACCCCCGGAACCAGTAAAGCCAGAGGTGAAAACATCAGTCGACAAGAATCACGCTGATGACCTGAAACCAAAATTCAATGAGTTTATCATTTCTGCACCTAAGCCTCTGGAGTCCATATGCAGACCAAG TGCAAATGAGCCGGTGGTGAGAATGCAACAGAAGATCTCTGCCTCCCTCAAGCAAGCTCTGGAGAAACTGAAGCTATCTGAGAATAATGCCACTGAGATGAAAg aggaggatggagatgaAGTCAAGATTGGAACATCCtgtaaaaatggaggttgtaccAAG AACTTTGACGGTCCCGCCAGCAACGAAGAGGTCTGCATGTACCATGCTGGAGTTCCCATCTTCCACGAAGG GATGAAATATTGGAGTTGCTGTAAGAGGAAAACCTCAGACTTCAACACCTTCCTCTCCCAGGAAGGCTGCACTAAGGGAACACATATCTGGAAGAAGGaagacacg GGTAAGACGGCGGTTCCCTGCCGGTTTGACTGGCACCAGACAGGAGGTCAGGTCATCATCTCCATCTACGCCAAGAACTCCATCCCAGAGATGAGCTACGTGGAGGCAAACAGCACCATG CTCAACATCCACATTATGTTTGAGGGTGAGAAGGAGTTTGAGAAGAACATTAGTTTATGGGGG GTGATTGATGTGAGCAAGAGCATAGTCAACATGATGGCGGCTAAGGTTGAGATAACCATGAAAAAATCCGAGCCAATGACCTGGGGCCGCCTTGACCTACCTCCCCCCCGCAGCCCCcccaaggagaaggagagggaagagagcgaggacgaggaggagtgcGACGATGAATAA
- the LOC134039181 gene encoding tyrosinase-like: MWPLILIIFILHLGPSFQQFPRLCATQEALRSKECCPVWEGDGSACGASSGRGFCQDVEVSDLPNGPQYPFSGLDDREKWPLVFYNRTCQCASNFMGFNCGDCTFGYFGVNCNERRESLRRNIFHLSAAEKQKLISYLNLAKNTNSTDYVILTGTYQDMANGSNPMFADVSVYDVFVWMHYYVSRNMLMGPGNVWTNVDFAHWAPGFLPWHRVYLLHWEHDIRKLTGDSSFSIPYWDWRDARGCDVCTNDLMGDRSPRDPNLLSPASVFSSWKVLCSRAADYNSRGVLCDGTVEGPLLRNPGNHNRNIVERLPTTAEVEFTVNLPDYDTGAMDRTANMSFRNTLEGFGNPQTGVAGSVRMGMHASLHVFMNGSMSSVQGSANDPIFLLHHAFVDSIYERWLRRHRPNPIHYPEFNTPIGHNREYHMVPFLPLHRNRDFFISSKDLGYEYSYLLGSNQRLVESMGPYLEQVREAWPWMFGAGLLGALIAMTVAAVTLTAARLCHGLFRQREGKSWRMFPLPERQPLIISSDSESSTYQNYRTAM, from the exons ATGTGGCCTTTGATACTGATCATCTTCATCTTACATCTTGGGCCTTCCTTTCAGCAGTTTCCCCGGTTGTGCGCCACACAGGAGGCCCTGCGCTCAAAGGAGTGTTGCCCCGTCTGGGAGGGAGACGGCTCGGCTTGTGGAGCCAGCTCTGGCCGCGGGTTCTGTCAAGACGTTGAGGTCTCAGACCTGCCCAATGGGCCGCAGTATCCCTTCTCAGGGCTGGACGACAGGGAGAAGTGGCCTTTGGTCTTCTACAACCGGACCTGCCAGTGTGCAAGTAATTTCATGGGGTTTAATTGCGGGGACTGCACGTTTGGTTATTTTGGTGTTAATTGCAACGAGAGAAGGGAGTCGCTAAGAAGGAACATTTTTCATCTGTCGGCGGCCGAGAAGCAGAAATTAATATCTTATCTTAACCTGGCCAAGAACACCAACAGTACGGATTACGTGATCCTCACGGGCACTTACCAAGACATGGCCAACGGCTCTAACCCTATGTTTGCCGACGTGTCGGTgtatgatgtgtttgtgtggatgcaTTACTATGTTTCGAGGAACATGTTGATGGGTCCTGGTAATGTGTGGACCAATGTAGATTTTGCCCACTGGGCCCCTGGATTTCTCCCTTGGCACCGTGTTTACCTGCTCCATTGGGAGCACGACATCAGGAAACTGACCGGAGACTCGAGTTTCTCTATTCCGTACTGGGATTGGAGAGATGCGCGCGGCTGCGATGTATGCACCAATGACTTGATGGGCGACCGGAGTCCACGAGACCCAAACCTTCTTAGCCCAGCAtctgtcttctcctcctggAAG GTGTTGTGTTCTCGAGCAGCAGACTACAATAGCAGGGGGGTGCTGTGTGACGGCACTGTGGAGGGGCCACTGCTTCGAAACCCTGGGAACCACAACCGAAACATCGTCGAGCGTTTACCGACCACGGCAGAGGTGGAGTTCACGGTCAACCTACCAGATTATGACACGGGAGCAATGGACCGCACCGCCAACATGAGTTTCAGAAACACCCTGGAAG GTTTTGGGAACCCTCAGACAGGTGTGGCAGGCAGTGTTCGCATGGGCATGCATGCTTCCCTCCATGTCTTCATGAACGGATCCATGTCTTCTGTGCAGGGCTCTGCCAATGACCCCATATTCTTGCTGCACCATGCTTTTGTAGACAG TATCTATGAGCGTTGGCTGAGGAGGCATCGTCCAAATCCGATCCATTACCCGGAGTtcaacactccgattggccacaACAGAGAGTACCACATGGTacccttcctgcctctccacaGGAACAGAGACTTCTTCATCTCCAGCAAGGACCTGGGCTACGAATATTCCTACCTGCTGGGTTCCA ACCAGCGACTTGTGGAGTCCATGGGCCCCTATCTGGAGCAGGTTCGAGAAGCGTGGCCCTGGATGTTTGGGGCTGGGCTTCTAGGGGCCCTTATTGCCATGACCGTGGCTGCGGTGACCTTGACTGCGGCTAGGTTATGTCATGGTTTGTTTAGGCAACGTGAAGGGAAGAGCTGGAGAATGTTCCCCCTCCCTGAGAGACAACCCCTCATCATCAGCTCTGACTCAGAGAGTTCTACCTACCAAAATTACAGGACTGCAATGTGA